In Ferroplasma sp., a single window of DNA contains:
- a CDS encoding DNA topoisomerase I, which produces MVLNLIIAEKMDAGRRISYILSDKTSRQKKVKNISYIEFERNNEQNIMVSLSGHILGADFPEEFRDWAKSDLDRLIDSSIIYKVTNQRASSALKSFSGIDNIVIATDYDREGELIGVEALKFIEPGYTKIKRAKFSALTSQEVKEAFDNLLDVNYGLADSAKAREEIDLLWGAVLTRFFSVTSNRLWKDFISVGRVQTPTLAILVNREEEITNFVPEKYFVITVTFNKGIDFPGTYEENIKDEEEANKIFNSINGNNGTVKSYKIEKKEVYRPPPFSTTDFLREASRIGVTPSNAMKIAEKLYMSGLISYPRTDNTVYQRSIPLKSIVKKFEGTEFDNEAKMVLSQEKMYPSKGKVETTDHPPIYPVSYPKKALTGAYKNIYELIVRRFLATLYKNALIKKSDAEIDINGYNFKSSGEKILDNGWFDIYKYRKLRETSLPELVVGETVKGKKWDMEEKYTEPPRRYDVASLLKIMESLNLGTKSTRHDIIQKLNDRNFATGNPLKPTPLGIGFIKSITVIDSDIAKPDMTAALEAEMDKIAENKKRIDEVVNESRQMLHDALKGFRINRDEIKETITSYANKGDVIGKCPLDGGDISLIKYRNFSKIKCSNENCRINFNVNATGLIQMTDKKCDVCSLPIIKIIRKGQSPEYRCIDPKCEYNQKKITVGKCPSDGGDLIIRQSRYGKRFLGCSNYPKCTVTYPLPQKGVIMSTGETCPYCNAPLLIMVNGKRKWKFCPNMKCEYNGKDKSEKSEQKNKQ; this is translated from the coding sequence ATTCAGGGACTGGGCAAAATCTGACCTGGACCGGCTCATTGACTCCAGTATAATATATAAAGTCACAAATCAGCGTGCCTCCTCGGCCTTAAAATCATTTTCCGGCATAGACAACATTGTAATTGCCACGGATTATGATAGGGAGGGAGAACTAATCGGTGTGGAGGCCCTTAAATTCATAGAACCTGGCTATACCAAAATCAAGAGGGCAAAGTTCAGCGCCCTGACATCGCAGGAGGTAAAGGAGGCATTTGACAACTTACTGGATGTGAATTACGGGTTGGCTGATTCGGCAAAGGCCAGGGAGGAGATTGACCTGCTCTGGGGGGCTGTACTCACCAGATTTTTTTCAGTAACAAGCAATCGCCTGTGGAAGGACTTTATATCAGTAGGCCGTGTGCAGACCCCAACACTTGCCATTCTGGTAAACCGTGAGGAAGAAATCACGAATTTTGTCCCGGAGAAATATTTTGTTATAACTGTAACGTTCAATAAGGGTATAGATTTTCCCGGCACGTATGAAGAAAACATAAAGGATGAGGAAGAAGCAAATAAAATATTCAATTCCATAAATGGTAATAATGGAACAGTAAAATCATATAAGATCGAGAAAAAAGAAGTATACAGGCCACCTCCATTCAGCACAACGGATTTCCTTAGGGAGGCATCCAGAATCGGTGTCACCCCATCAAATGCAATGAAAATTGCTGAAAAGCTATATATGAGTGGGCTCATAAGCTATCCAAGGACAGATAACACTGTTTACCAGCGGTCGATACCATTGAAAAGCATTGTAAAAAAGTTTGAGGGAACCGAATTCGATAATGAGGCAAAGATGGTTCTTTCCCAGGAGAAGATGTACCCATCCAAGGGAAAGGTTGAAACCACGGATCATCCCCCCATATATCCAGTATCATATCCAAAGAAAGCCCTTACCGGGGCATACAAAAATATTTATGAGCTCATAGTCAGGAGATTCCTTGCCACACTCTATAAGAATGCATTGATAAAAAAATCTGATGCAGAGATAGATATCAATGGCTACAATTTCAAATCCTCCGGTGAAAAAATTCTTGATAATGGATGGTTTGACATATACAAATATAGAAAACTCCGGGAAACCAGCCTGCCAGAACTGGTTGTTGGAGAGACTGTTAAGGGAAAGAAATGGGATATGGAGGAAAAATACACGGAACCGCCCCGGAGATATGATGTGGCATCCCTCCTTAAAATTATGGAATCACTGAATCTCGGTACAAAAAGTACCAGGCACGATATTATACAGAAACTTAATGACAGAAATTTTGCAACTGGAAATCCATTGAAACCCACTCCGCTGGGGATCGGATTCATAAAATCCATAACTGTAATAGATTCAGACATAGCGAAGCCGGACATGACTGCAGCCCTGGAAGCAGAAATGGATAAAATAGCAGAAAACAAAAAAAGGATTGATGAAGTGGTAAATGAGTCCAGGCAGATGCTTCATGATGCCTTGAAAGGTTTCAGAATAAACCGTGATGAAATAAAAGAAACCATAACGTCATATGCCAATAAGGGCGATGTAATCGGTAAATGCCCACTGGACGGCGGGGATATATCCCTGATAAAATACAGGAATTTTTCAAAAATTAAATGTTCCAACGAAAATTGCAGGATAAACTTCAATGTAAACGCCACCGGCCTGATACAGATGACCGATAAAAAGTGTGATGTATGCTCACTGCCTATTATAAAGATAATCAGAAAGGGGCAGTCTCCAGAGTACAGATGCATAGACCCAAAATGCGAGTACAACCAGAAAAAGATAACAGTGGGGAAATGCCCCTCTGATGGCGGAGACCTTATCATCAGGCAGTCACGGTACGGCAAAAGATTCCTGGGATGCTCAAATTATCCGAAATGCACTGTTACATATCCACTCCCACAGAAAGGAGTAATAATGAGCACAGGAGAAACCTGCCCCTACTGCAATGCCCCACTGCTTATCATGGTAAATGGAAAACGCAAATGGAAGTTCTGCCCCAATATGAAGTGTGAATACAACGGAAAGGATAAAAGTGAAAAGAGTGAGCAAAAAAATAAACAGTGA